The region TCCTGATTGATGTATGTTTACACCCCTGCCAATTAATAAGGTTTGGAATGGTGAAAACTCTCcagtagcctatatttaaagaCTATTGGTCTGCTTAAAACTGTTTTTCTGTAGGAATGGGTTGTTCCGCCCTGTCCTGTTTCTGCATGCAGTTTAATAAACTTATAATTATCTCCAatattgctctggataagatctaCTATGTGAATATAACGTAAATTATCTAGTTTTAAATTTAACTTCAATGTCAATGTCTGACTACCTGGCTGATCAATTATGCCTGGGTTTGTCTTATTGTTGTTTGAATAAATAATCCAAAGTAAAATCTGTTTGTCTTGTTTCAACACAATGCTAGATTGATCTAATAGTAGGACTTCTCACTAGATGAAGGTGAATTGTGTTCTAATATGTAAAACCTtagaatttaatatttttttcatgccacTGTATCACTAGTTGTAAAAGTGATGTTGGTCATCTAGAAGCAAGCACATTACTGtcctcctgcctgttgtatgtcTGCGCCAAGTCCAGAAGCAAGTCCTGTTTGAGTAAATGTGCATTCTAAAGCACATGATGAATCCTTTTTCCCCTGATCATCAGAGTAATAATTTCGGTTTGACTCATATCTgcaatatttttgcatttgtagTCCACAAATCTGTTCTACTTACTGGAAATGGACTCACCGTAAATGAGTAGTAGCACAGTTTATATTCACTGGCATTATTACAAGATCCTAGGGAAATTGAGTAGGAGGCAGCTGTCAAGAAATTACAGTGCCCTGGCAGTTTACTGCCTTCTGCAAATCCTTGAAAGTTCTTGGGCATGTCTCTATTTCCACTATGGAAATGAGGGACACCTGGTGGTATGAAGATGGAATACACAGCAGCAAAACATTACGTTTAAATGGCTTTAATCTTGCCTATCTTGGTCATTTCAATGGTAAAAATGCTGAAAGTTGAGCCATTGCTTATGTATTTTGACTGCTTTGGGCTTTTCACTTCTTTTTAGAGTACTCTATTACTACACAGTACACTAATACAGTGGctacattattttgtttgagTGTGCCTGAATTCATTAATACAAAATGTCTGCTGCAACTTGCTTAACACTGGGTTTAAATCAACACGTTGTTCTTGATCATGCGATTGACTTCTGTCAGTTGGTTCGGTGCTATGTAGGCAAGAATTTCAGTCCTCTGGGATAGTTCGAGTTGGAGGTTTACAGTGGCAAGCGAGTATTGAAAATTGGGAGGTTAAAGATCAAATCTGACTACTGTAAGACCATAAGTGCCGTACTTGCCTTACGTGTTTGACTTGCCTAAGGCTCTAGAACATGCtgatttaataataatgataaaataattaatgtctGTATGCAGCTCAATTTCTTTGTCATTTCTTATTCACTCAAATTAATTGCAGCTACCTACCCCTTCCCATAACACTATTCAACCTTTATCTACATTCAGAAAGACCTTGTGGGACAAGCACCCTCTTTTGTCCTTTGCAACAGTGCCAAGTTGACTGATTATGTAGAgaaattacttttttctttctggGCATTGCTGGGTGTTTCGCCCTGTTAAGAAACTCTTATAGTGCATGGACCATCCCTACAGTCTGTTTTCAAAACTGCACCGTGCCAGTGCCAACTGGTTGACAGCCTTGCAGGGTGATGTAAGATTAGCACTAGTGTCAGTCAGGGATGGAAGCATCTCATTGATCTGACACATGGATTGTGTGAGCCCAGCTTTAGAAAAGTGTCTGACATGGCATGCTTTGGAGAAGAATTCATGCTCGTCTTCCCTCCAAAAGCAACAACAGGGTCTGAGTGTGGGGCATTCCAAATTTGGGGCAATGTTTTCTGGATTGAAGGCTATTAATAAACTTTAAATTCCAGTTTTGCGTCGGACATATTTTTCCCCAATGTTGTAattctgttttaaaacctactttttttatttcaagggAAGCTGGATTTTCAAATGTTATGGAAAATTAATTAttgtctttgtgtttctttcATATTCACAGTGACCGTATctaagagaggaagggaggaatTGCCTGTTCTTCtggaaactaaaaataaaaacgatGCTGATTGTGAAAAGCCTAATGGACTGAATGAAACTTTGAAGAGCTGGATAAGAAAATTGCGTAACACCATTTGGGAAGAGGACTTAAAGATCACACCATCAAACATTTACAGTTGACAGGTTAATGGCAAAGATGTTCTCATTTAAAAGAGTGGCTGAGACCACACTAAAAACACTCTAAAATGGCGGGGACTtactaaattaaaaacaagcatCATAGTAGGCAACTTAAAAAAGAGGACAGCAAGAGACAGCTAACGGATGTCTATAAAGAAACACTTTTGCTTTGCAATTTACCTGCAAGAGGTATATCATCTGTGGGATGGACATGACACCCCATAGGATACATATTCTGTAAGAGACGACAATCAGGCAATCCCAGAGTCAAGGACAAATATACGATTTGAGTTGACTTCAAGTAATTCAACTCAGTCAGAGTGCAGACCATTATGTGCCGGACAAAACAAAGCTAAGCTTTGTTTTACTGAAGTAAATATAAAATTGCTTAAAAGAATACAATTTACATAAGCAGAAAGCAGGAACCTTTGACAGCAGAACGAGGCCGAACCAAACGGAAAGAGCGCTGAAAAgaagcagaaaacaaacattgataATAAGGAGGGTGGGCTAACCCCTTTAAAACCCCATTTCTGGCTCCTCttggatggagagaggagggagtgaACGGTCGTCGTCCTTGGGAGGTTCAAGTGCTGCGGGGGCACGCAGTAGTAACAGCAGCAGGAGTTCAGGAGGAAGCGGAAGTGGCACAGGAGTGAGCGGAGGAAGCAGTTCCAGAGGTAGCAGTGGGGCCGTTGGGTCTAGTTCAGGTTCCTCCAGCCGTAACTCCTCAGTCAGTGGTGGTGGAATTATTGTCTCCACTACTGGGGCTGGTGGGGTGGCTCCAACTCCTCCACCTTCCAGTGAGTGGGAGATGTTCCAGTTTGGAAAGTACAATTTGGACATTATAGAAATGCTAAGTGGACACCAGGCCCACCAGTTCAAAGGCCTTGGATTAGAGAGACAGCTCCAACATCAACAGCAAGTTCAGCTTCatcagcaccagcagcagctacagcagcagcaacaacagcaggcTGAAACTTCAGGCGCTCTTCTTTCTGGGCTTAGCCTGGGATCACTGCAAGGTTCTAGAGGAAACAGTTTTTCAGATTCTTCTTCAATTTTTGCCAAAATGAGTGCTCCGCCTCCACCCCTACCACAGCAGGCTCCTTCATCGTCATCGTCGCAAAGCTCAAGGAAGTCCAGCAAAATGGGTGTGAGTGGTGGAAGTGGAGCGGGAAGTAGTGGACATGTGCCAGGATATCCACAGTTCTTGCGCTCATTTCACCCAGCTGAGGCAGCTCTAGCCCAGGAGCAGCTGCATCCAGGAATGGGGCGTTTTGAACACTTCGCTACGGGAAGCGGGAGCAGTGGAGGAACCAGTGGAATTGGTGGACTAGTGACATCTGCtccaccaccacaaccaccaccctTGCACCCTGGCCTCTCTATACCCCAAGCATCACCGGGACCCTCTTCATCTTCGCCTTCCCCTTCAAGCTCTGCTTCTACCTCCAACAACCCTCCAAGCAGCAGTGCTGTGACCTCCTTGGGTCACCAGCTTGTTGGAGCCCAGTCTGATGCCCGCAGCCTCCACCAGCAATTCAGTTGCATGTTGGCAGCCAATCAGTactttctgtcaggggtgccaactAATGCCAGTTTGGAGCAGTTTTTGGTTCAGCAGGGTACCCACAACCATCTTGGCCTTGGATTAGGACAAACGGGTGGGGAACCAAGTTCAAGTTtagccccacccccagctcttcacccctctcacacacacagccaccccactccccaacagcagcagcaacagcagcagcaacagcagcagcaacaattGCCACACCATGCCTCAtcacaccctcactctcaccctcaccaCCCTCTCCATCCAGGATCCCAGCCTTCCTCTCTGAGTGGATTTGATTTCCAAGGTATTCCAGTTCTTTCTTCCAATCAACTAGCTTCTCTAATGCAACAAGAAGCTGGcttgcccctccccctgccactCCATTTATCTCTTTCCAAGGATGATGGAAAGGGTGACAGCGGGGGTGGAGGaagtggaggggggggcaggagaaAGAAAGCTATGGCTGGGTACCTGCCCCAGAGGAAATTGGAGAGCACCAATAGCGGCAGTGGTAACAGCCACAGCAGTGGAAACCCCAATCCCAGCAGCAGCTCGGGACATGGCCATGATGTCGGGGGCCTTGTtggggggagtggaggggtTGGCATGCCAGTTATTGGAGGAGACCCTtcctcccttctctcctcttcatcttcctcttcttcctcagcTGTCtcatcctcttcttcctctgcccctTCTTCATCTTCAGCCTCGGTACTCGTAACTAATGGCTCACAACTCCAGAAACCTGAAAACCATGGCCCAATGGCTCTCAATGCTGCTCAGCCAGAACCAGAGCCACTGTACCACTGTGGCGAATGTGGCAAAACCTTTACTCACCTCTCCAGCCTCCGAAGGCATCTACGCAGCCATGGTTTGGCTACTGGAGGTAGCAGCACAAGCAACAGctctaacccaaaccctaatcATAACCACCATCACCCAGATCCCACTCTGCCCCACTCAACCCAGGATCAGACCTCACGATCCAACCCACATCAGCAACAACCACATCAGCAATCCTCTTTAAATCCCCAACAGCAGTCAAACCCAgaccccacctcctcctcttgtgTTAGCCCTGAGAAAACCCACTGTTGCCCTGAATGTGGAAAGGGATTCAAGAAAAGGGGCCACCTTCTCCAACATAGTGTCATCCACTCTGGGGCGCGTCCTTTTGCCTGCACTATTTGTACGCGAGCTTTCAATCGACGTGAGTCTCTCACCCGCCATGAGAAAATTCATGTGGAAAAGCCCTTCCGCTGCCCAGCTTGCTGTCGTGTTTTTCGTGAAAGCACTTCTCTGCTTAACCATGCAGCTTCTGGTGCTTGTGGCAAGGGTCCAAACGCCCACCGCAGGAGCAAGGGCAAGATGTCAGAAGGAGATGAGTATCAGGATGATGAACTGTATGGaaaagaggaagatgaggatgaTGGAGAAGATGGAGAAGATGGAGTGGTCGGTGATATAATgggtgaggatgatgatgacaaGGGAGGGATTACCTGTGATGGATTGTTTCaacgagggagagaggaaagtgCCAACAGTGGAGATAAAACTGATGTGAAATATTCTTCTGATTTCTCACGGAATCGCTACCAACCACCGTATAGAGGCGATGACTACCATGGAGACTACAAGCCACAACGTGGGCAAGCTAATCCAACAGCTTGCTATCCTGGGGAACCCTCCTGTGGAAGTGGGATGCCAGGCCCAGCTCTGAGGAAAGCTCCGTTAGCCCCTACTTTGCATCCACACCCTCAAAGTCAAACTCAACAGCCTcatctgcctctctcctctctcttggATGATTCAGAAGATGATGTTACCAGCTCTGTTAATAGCGCCATCTCTGCTattgctgcagctgctgctgcttcatGCATGCCTGGTGAGCTAAATAGTGGTGGGGTACGAGGAGAAGAACGAAGAGATATCATTGGAGGGTTGTTAGGAGGTCTTGGTTTGGGTCCTCTTGGCACCCAACCTGGTGGTCCATCATCAACATCTGGAATGGACAAGAACTATAGAGGAAGTGGTATAGGAAACCAGGAAAGCATGAGTGGAACAATGACCAACTTAACTCACCATAACCAACAGCAACATCACCAGCAGACCCCAAATGTCAAACCTAAGCGGCCTCGTAAGCCTCGAGCAAAGAAGGAtaaaactgcaactgcaagtgCAGGTGGTGAAGGTGGCAAAAAAAGACAGCATCGAGAAGGGACTAGTGGGGAGAGTAGCAAGCGACTGTTCCTGTGTAGTGTCTGCGGACGTGGATTCACCAGACGTGAGACTCTTCGTCGGCATGACCGCATTCACACAGGTGAGAAGCCACACCACTGTCACGTCTGCGGAAAACATTTCCGGGAAGCATTCCATCTCACTAAGCACCGCACAGTTCATTCAGGAGAGAAGAACTACAAATGTGACTTGTGTGGGAAGGAATTTGGTTATGCGCAGAGCCTGAAGAGGCATGGAAAATTACATCAGAAAGGTGAAA is a window of Conger conger chromosome 1, fConCon1.1, whole genome shotgun sequence DNA encoding:
- the si:dkeyp-69b9.6 gene encoding uncharacterized protein si:dkeyp-69b9.6, giving the protein MERGGSERSSSLGGSSAAGARSSNSSRSSGGSGSGTGVSGGSSSRGSSGAVGSSSGSSSRNSSVSGGGIIVSTTGAGGVAPTPPPSSEWEMFQFGKYNLDIIEMLSGHQAHQFKGLGLERQLQHQQQVQLHQHQQQLQQQQQQQAETSGALLSGLSLGSLQGSRGNSFSDSSSIFAKMSAPPPPLPQQAPSSSSSQSSRKSSKMGVSGGSGAGSSGHVPGYPQFLRSFHPAEAALAQEQLHPGMGRFEHFATGSGSSGGTSGIGGLVTSAPPPQPPPLHPGLSIPQASPGPSSSSPSPSSSASTSNNPPSSSAVTSLGHQLVGAQSDARSLHQQFSCMLAANQYFLSGVPTNASLEQFLVQQGTHNHLGLGLGQTGGEPSSSLAPPPALHPSHTHSHPTPQQQQQQQQQQQQQQLPHHASSHPHSHPHHPLHPGSQPSSLSGFDFQGIPVLSSNQLASLMQQEAGLPLPLPLHLSLSKDDGKGDSGGGGSGGGGRRKKAMAGYLPQRKLESTNSGSGNSHSSGNPNPSSSSGHGHDVGGLVGGSGGVGMPVIGGDPSSLLSSSSSSSSSAVSSSSSSAPSSSSASVLVTNGSQLQKPENHGPMALNAAQPEPEPLYHCGECGKTFTHLSSLRRHLRSHGLATGGSSTSNSSNPNPNHNHHHPDPTLPHSTQDQTSRSNPHQQQPHQQSSLNPQQQSNPDPTSSSCVSPEKTHCCPECGKGFKKRGHLLQHSVIHSGARPFACTICTRAFNRRESLTRHEKIHVEKPFRCPACCRVFRESTSLLNHAASGACGKGPNAHRRSKGKMSEGDEYQDDELYGKEEDEDDGEDGEDGVVGDIMGEDDDDKGGITCDGLFQRGREESANSGDKTDVKYSSDFSRNRYQPPYRGDDYHGDYKPQRGQANPTACYPGEPSCGSGMPGPALRKAPLAPTLHPHPQSQTQQPHLPLSSLLDDSEDDVTSSVNSAISAIAAAAAASCMPGELNSGGVRGEERRDIIGGLLGGLGLGPLGTQPGGPSSTSGMDKNYRGSGIGNQESMSGTMTNLTHHNQQQHHQQTPNVKPKRPRKPRAKKDKTATASAGGEGGKKRQHREGTSGESSKRLFLCSVCGRGFTRRETLRRHDRIHTGEKPHHCHVCGKHFREAFHLTKHRTVHSGEKNYKCDLCGKEFGYAQSLKRHGKLHQKGEIEETSTTAGGNNSNNNNSVGISGGSTGQERDQGNSDPYYCYPQDVKPQGSNTQPPPRLYTCAICWKSFRHHFHLTAHHQAVHEGGERLFCCEVCGKAFAYANSLSRHRLSQHGLTRTGQTNQPGSGGSSGGSGGASSSVSESEAATNALLQLVPPSGAHGDQQTHGGVPHGQQPPLHPSGFSPLLCLPEFGPSHPSVSSAQTYSQPLPPNSTLTPLSNHQQPAGIKGEPLYPSGPSHSLNTSPPIHPLLLLPPSQQQQHHSIQYPIEIPSSHPQHQNLQTQGDVRKRKKKKKRRELEHRAGDTGEPLSFARGGSVERGEKKHMLVGGRLKDERRKLQKRKRRALQLQLRKKKRMALLLRFKRGGIAGRAMMAGINVGRLSSLEVPHKRFPCPVCPHTTFPRQAALLVHQAARHPIRITSRQERLVCPVCGKRSRKFLAALSHRGSHLAQASFSCQKCPSRFWNGTLLERHKVVCRGAVGGAHRSGGLKLKPTKRRGKKREGQTETASVLTEYRR